The following coding sequences lie in one Haematobia irritans isolate KBUSLIRL chromosome 3, ASM5000362v1, whole genome shotgun sequence genomic window:
- the LOC142231083 gene encoding uncharacterized protein LOC142231083 encodes MNNRSINLRKTVLSTPIKDKPDLDNTPTSSKYNSPKLIQLIDQKFARQTEILTAKIDQAVSKAMSAMETKIIEMTKDINDLKKRIIEIENQHESISVLKNEIHELKFKLHRQDNLNVACNLRLNGIPSYKNENLYEIFKTMCESLEIVTPNINSIHRINTRSKTNDGTILIKLCSPMHKNFILKTIAQFKRVKKTQLSLTISKDGLFNMVRVLTKQKPGLTIVHINAQSLQNKLDEFRQIFISSNIDIICVSETWFQPEIVDGIYNLQGYRLFRSDRDSHAGGVCMYVRNELNSCMKLKSDSGSQIEFIFLEVCTADNTKLLVGTVYRPHRTIPFNNLIDTLENLTLLYNDVIIAGDFNSNILVEKRLNESMNTLDLYSVNTIIPTHFSNSGNTLLDLIFVNNCEKVLLYDQLSASSFSKRDLLFLTYDVTVFKESKVFEFRDFRRINYNLLNDIANNINWNEVYYYEAVEDQINFMQGKITILFDACVPKKVLRTKPTQQPWFNHEIKKLIRDRDNKYKRWKRYKTTQLYDHFKLARREVTKAINIAKSSYYQRKFNDAVDSGAKWMTIRNIGIGRKSTTPINIDINDLNEIFANQTALGNQNNNSACECLPSCGDLSFEEFTFKCVDQYDVRKSFLSIKSNAVGMDELNPKFLKLLLPICLPYFTHIFNTVLTKSIFPNTWKYTKIIPLPKPNKEFRPIAILPYLSKVLERLMYEQINTYIISKKLLTERQSGFRPMRSCATVLTDVVEYLRSKMDQNLVSILVLLDHSKAFDTVNHSILVQKLQRRFNFSQSACRLVSSYLSGRTQSVCHNSENSNILSIYKGVPQGSILGPLLFCIYVNDLPLVLHHCNIHLYADDVQVYTSANLDDLPCCISKLNDDLDRINSWAYNNDLKLNPKKSKCLLISKNKFINHSQYQITINNTNIDIVQTATNLGVIFNNSLTWTNHLQQNIAKTYGMLRSLWAVQLSTPIQIRMLLAKTYLVPTLLYGIEIFANCSCDDKQKLLVVYNNIARYVFNKKRYEHISSFSYQLFNMSFENLIKFRFDFTFRIKAATTNQIISLMLKWEIRWKMVVNMIRK; translated from the exons ATGAACAACAGAAGCATAAACCTTCGAAAAACCGTTCTTTCAACACCAATTAAAGATAAACCGGATCTTGATAATACTCCAACATCATCAAAATACAATTCAcctaaattgattcaattaattgatcaaaaatTTGCTCGTCAAACCGAAATTTTGACGGCAAAAATAGATCAGGCAGTATCAAAAGCCATGAGtgctatggaaacaaaaattattgaaatgacAAAAGATATAAATGATCTCAAGAAGAGgattattgaaattgaaaaccaaCATGAATCAATTAGTGtactaaaaaatgaaattcatgaactcaaatttaaattacatCGACAAGATAATCTAAATGTAGCATGTAATCTGAGATTAAACGGCATTCCATCATATAAGAATGAAaatctttacgaaattttcaaaactatGTGTGAATCGCTTGAGATTGTGACACCAAATATAAATAGTATCCATCGCATTAACACTCGTTCTAAAACTAATGAtggaacaatattaattaaactaTGTTCACCAAtgcataaaaactttattttgaaaactATAGCTCAATTCAAACGCGTTAAAAAAACCCAACTTTCGTTAACAAT TTCCAAAGACGGTCTTTTCAATATGGTACGTGTGTTAACAAAGCAGAAACCAGGATTAACTATAGTCCATATCAATGCACAAAGTCTACAAAATAAATTAGACGAGTTCCGGCAAATCTTTATATCATCAAATATTGATATCATATGTGTCTCTGAGACGTGGTTTCAACCTGAAATTGTTGATGGCATTTATAATCTACAAGGTTATAGACTATTTCGTTCAGATAGAGATTCTCATGCTGGTGGAGTGTGTATGTACGTGCGCAACGAACTGAATAGTTGTATGAAACTAAAATCAGATAGTGGAAGCCAAATAGAGTTCATCTTCTTAGAAGTTTGTACTGCAGATAATACGAAATTACTTGTCGGCACAGTTTATAGGCCGCATCGAACTATACCTTTTAATAATCTGATTGATACTCTGGAAAATCTTACATTGCTCTACAATGATGTTATAATCGCAGGTGATTTCAACAGcaacattttggtagaaaagAGACTCAATGAATCTATGAATACTCTTGACTTGTACTCAGTAAACACAATTATACCTACGCATTTCTCGAATTCGGGGAATACCTTACTTGATTTAATATTTGTTAACAATTGTGAAAAAGTTCTACTATATGATCAACTTTCTGCATCATCCTTCTCCAAACGTGATTTGCTATTTTTGACTTATGATGTAACCGTTTTCAAAGAGAGCAAAGTATTCGAATTCAGAGACTTCCGCAGAATTAACTATAATCTACTGAATGACATAGCTAACAATATAAACTGGAACGAGGTTTATTACTACGAAGCAGTTGAagatcaaataaattttatgcaaggtaaaataacaatattgttTGATGCCTGTGTGCCTAAAAAAGTTTTAAGGACTAAACCTACTCAGCAGCCGTGGTTTAATCATGAAATTAAGAAGTTGATACGTGATAGAGATAATAAATACAAAAGATGGAAACGCTATAAAACTACACAACTTTATGACCATTTTAAACTTGCCAGACGTGAAGTTACAAAAGCAATAAATATCGCAAAATCTTCTTAttatcaaagaaaatttaatgatgCAGTTGATAGCGGAGCAAAATGGATGACAATTCGAAACATTGGAATTGGGCGGAAAAGTACCACACCTATTAATATTGATATTAATGATCTAAATGAGATTTTTGCTAACCAAACTGCGTTAGGCaatcaaaataataattctgcatgtGAATGTCTTCCCTCTTGTGGAGATCTCTCGTTTGAAGAGTTCACCTTCAAGTGCGTAGATCAATATGATGTTCGAAAAAGCTTCCTATCTATTAAATCGAACGCTGTAGGTATGGATGAACTGaacccaaaatttttaaagttattaTTACCAATATGCCTGCCATATTTCACCCACATTTTCAACACAGTTCTGACAAAGTCGATTTTTCCCAATACTTGGAAATACACAAAGATAATACCTCTACCTAAACCAAACAAAGAATTTCGTCCAATTGCCATATTGCCGTATCTGTCGAAAGTCTTAGAGCGGTTAATGTATGAacaaataaatacatatataatatcaAAAAAACTGTTGACTGAACGGCAATCAGGCTTTAGACCTATGAGAAGCTGTGCTACTGTACTTACTGATGTCGTCGAATATTTAAGATCAAAGATGGATCAAAATTTGGTATCAATACTCGTACTCCTCGACCATAGCAAAGCATTTGATACAGTAAACCACTCTATTCTAGTTCAAAAGCTGCAACGaagatttaatttttctcaATCAGCATGTAGACTTGTCTCGTCTTATTTGAGCGGTAGAACACAATCAGTTTGTCACAACTCAGAAAACTCGAATATACTTAGTATTTACAAAGGTGTTCCACAAGGTTCAATACTCGGGCCGCTACTATTCTGTATTTATGTTAATGACTTGCCACTTGTCCTTCACCACTGCAATATTCACCTTTATGCTGATGACGTTCAAGTTTATACAAGTGCAAATCTTGACGATCTTCCGTGCTGCATATCTAAACTAAATGATGATCTGGACAGAATCAATAGTTGGGCTTATAACAATGACCTTAAACtaaatccaaaaaaatctaaatgtctgttaatttccaaaaacaaattcaTCAACCATTCACAATATCAAATTACCATAAATAACACCAATATCGACATTGTACAAACAGCTACAAACCTTGGAGTTATATTCAATAATTCGCTAACTTGGACCAACCACTTACAACAAAATATCGCTAAAACATAtggaatgttaagaagtttgtgGGCTGTACAATTATCTACACCGATACAAATCAGAATGCTTTTGGCGAAAACGTATCTTGTACCAACTCTTTTATATGGAATTGAAATATTTGCTAATTGCAGttgtgatgataaacaaaagCTACTTGTAGTCTACAACAATATTGCCCGTTATGTCTTCAATAAGAAACGTTATGAACACATATCGTCGTTTTCCTACCAGCTGTTCAACATGAGTTTCGAAAACTTGATTAAATTCAGAT TTGATTTTACTTTCCGTATCAAAGCGGCCACTACAAACCAGATTATTTCCCTGATGCTCAAATGGGAAATAAGATGGAAAATGGTCGTTAATATGATTCGCAAATAa